A portion of the Natronococcus sp. AD-5 genome contains these proteins:
- a CDS encoding MFS transporter has protein sequence MRWRYQETVLALCTLAFFATMAGRLAISPVVGQITDGFDVSNSLIGVALTGMWMAYFASQYPSGILADRFGERPVILVAVGGTAVACLFLAVAPAFAVFVAGTILLGAVAGLHYSVATTLLTRTYDEIGAAIGVHNSGGPAAGLIAPPIAAWVGVTYGWRPAVAIAVPIAILIFVLFTWRIESTDPRRPDQPMGERVDLEAILELLSRPRIAFPVCLAIGGAFVWQATSSFLPLFLMEHRGQSEELAGLVFGGYFVVQATTQVGVGAVSDRYGRDVATAGCMILASTGFVLLVTVPGATAVLAAVVLVGTGLGWGAALLPRFMDVLSEAERGAGFGLIRTVYGFVGALGSVVTGTVADVFGWGVAFAVLTGLLALVFCALAVNELLSLGY, from the coding sequence ATGCGCTGGCGATATCAGGAGACGGTTCTCGCGCTGTGTACGCTCGCGTTCTTCGCGACGATGGCCGGCCGGCTGGCGATCAGCCCGGTCGTCGGTCAGATCACCGACGGATTCGACGTCTCGAACTCGCTGATCGGCGTCGCGCTGACGGGAATGTGGATGGCGTACTTCGCCTCGCAGTATCCGAGCGGTATCCTCGCGGATCGGTTCGGCGAGCGTCCCGTCATCCTCGTCGCGGTCGGCGGAACGGCGGTCGCGTGTCTCTTCCTCGCCGTCGCGCCGGCGTTCGCCGTCTTCGTCGCCGGAACGATCCTGCTCGGCGCCGTCGCCGGTCTCCACTACAGCGTGGCGACGACGCTGCTGACACGAACGTACGACGAGATCGGCGCCGCGATCGGCGTCCACAACAGCGGCGGCCCCGCGGCCGGGCTGATCGCACCGCCCATCGCGGCCTGGGTCGGCGTCACCTACGGCTGGCGTCCGGCCGTCGCGATCGCGGTTCCGATCGCGATCCTGATCTTCGTGCTCTTCACCTGGCGCATCGAATCCACGGATCCGCGCCGACCCGACCAGCCGATGGGCGAGCGAGTCGACCTCGAGGCCATCCTCGAACTCCTCTCGCGGCCGCGGATCGCCTTTCCGGTCTGTCTCGCGATCGGCGGCGCGTTCGTCTGGCAGGCGACGTCCTCGTTTCTGCCGCTCTTTCTCATGGAACACCGCGGCCAGTCGGAGGAACTCGCCGGCCTGGTCTTCGGCGGCTACTTCGTCGTGCAGGCGACGACCCAGGTCGGCGTCGGAGCGGTCTCGGATCGGTACGGACGCGACGTCGCGACCGCGGGCTGTATGATTCTCGCGTCGACCGGGTTCGTCCTCCTCGTCACCGTTCCCGGAGCGACCGCCGTCCTGGCGGCGGTCGTGTTGGTCGGGACCGGTCTCGGCTGGGGTGCGGCGCTCCTCCCGCGGTTCATGGACGTCCTCTCGGAGGCCGAACGCGGTGCCGGATTCGGTCTCATTCGAACGGTCTACGGCTTCGTCGGCGCCCTGGGATCGGTCGTCACCGGGACGGTGGCCGACGTCTTCGGCTGGGGCGTCGCGTTCGCCGTCCTGACGGGCCTGCTCGCGCTGGTCTTCTGTGCGCTCGCCGTCAACGAACTCCTCTCGCTCGGCTACTGA
- a CDS encoding TrmB family transcriptional regulator, with amino-acid sequence MSKTEEAVTSLSELGLTEYESRCFVALTKISRGTAKEISQVADIPRSRVYDTIERLERKGLVDIQQSDPREYRAIEIEAACQRIRENYDSRINSAENALQQIETPESTEDEGVWSISQTEHVTDRIVMFLENAEESIHYLVATDDVVAEEIRDRLRSATDRGVEVVLEVPTDEDREAFAEAIPDASVAVASDLETTNAVYSEWPAQLLLVDHEAVVAAAVKDGGLPDVIQETAIWTYGHDHGFAVWIRELLDDRRAVRDRDD; translated from the coding sequence ATGTCCAAAACGGAGGAGGCGGTCACCTCGCTGTCGGAACTCGGGCTCACGGAGTACGAGTCCCGCTGTTTCGTCGCGCTGACCAAGATCTCGAGGGGGACGGCCAAGGAGATCAGCCAGGTCGCCGACATCCCCCGGTCGCGGGTGTACGACACCATCGAGCGCCTCGAGCGGAAGGGACTGGTCGACATCCAGCAGTCCGATCCGCGAGAGTACCGGGCTATCGAGATCGAGGCGGCGTGTCAACGCATCCGGGAGAACTACGACTCGCGGATCAACAGCGCGGAGAACGCGCTCCAGCAGATCGAGACCCCGGAGTCGACGGAAGATGAGGGCGTGTGGTCGATCTCGCAGACCGAGCACGTCACCGATCGGATCGTCATGTTCCTCGAGAACGCGGAGGAATCGATCCACTATCTCGTCGCGACCGACGACGTGGTCGCCGAGGAGATCCGGGACCGCCTGCGTTCGGCCACCGACCGCGGAGTCGAGGTGGTCCTCGAGGTCCCGACGGACGAGGACCGCGAGGCGTTCGCGGAGGCGATTCCGGACGCGTCCGTCGCCGTCGCGTCGGATCTCGAGACGACGAACGCGGTCTACTCGGAGTGGCCGGCGCAGCTCCTGCTCGTCGATCACGAGGCGGTGGTCGCGGCCGCGGTCAAGGACGGGGGACTCCCCGACGTGATCCAGGAGACGGCGATCTGGACCTACGGCCACGACCACGGGTTCGCCGTCTGGATTCGCGAGCTGCTCGACGATCGCCGCGCCGTCCGGGACCGCGACGACTGA
- a CDS encoding 4Fe-4S dicluster domain-containing protein translates to MAIDPQFTENREQVDEHNGHDVWGPVDEPEELGIHGTHVAVDFDLCIADGACLEDCPVDVFEWVDTPGHPESEEKADPANEAQCIDCMLCVDVCPVDAIDVDAGRTA, encoded by the coding sequence ATGGCCATAGATCCACAGTTTACCGAGAACCGGGAGCAAGTCGACGAGCACAACGGACACGACGTCTGGGGCCCCGTCGACGAACCCGAAGAACTCGGCATCCACGGCACGCACGTCGCGGTCGATTTCGACCTCTGTATCGCCGACGGCGCCTGTCTCGAGGACTGTCCCGTCGACGTCTTCGAGTGGGTCGACACGCCGGGTCATCCCGAGAGCGAAGAGAAGGCGGATCCCGCGAACGAGGCGCAGTGCATCGATTGCATGCTCTGCGTCGACGTCTGTCCGGTCGACGCGATCGACGTCGACGCCGGACGAACGGCCTGA
- a CDS encoding DUF6757 family protein, protein MNCHYCDREAAFAAESDGLKVGLCEEHFRERLQELAEADGLETLKEQVDVDRAE, encoded by the coding sequence ATGAACTGCCACTACTGTGACCGCGAGGCCGCCTTCGCCGCCGAATCCGACGGGCTCAAGGTCGGCCTCTGCGAGGAACACTTCCGCGAGCGGTTGCAGGAGCTCGCCGAGGCCGACGGACTCGAGACGCTCAAAGAGCAGGTCGACGTCGACCGCGCCGAGTAG
- a CDS encoding PHP domain-containing protein gives MPYADLHVHTTRSDGELEPANVPDAARRAGVDVVALTDHDRVQPFDDPAIERDGVTIVHGIELRVETERGQRVDLLGYGIEPTADLEAATERIQRNRIERGRAIVDRVEDRLGIDLGVTVDDGFGRPHVARAVADHPDADYDYEDAFDRLIGNDGPCFVPRDIPSFERGRQVLAEAGRLVSLAHPLRYRDFERALELTADLDAVELHYPYGREVDRRPVERAIDRYDLLATGGSDAHGDRLGVAGLSRDAYRRLGLTTG, from the coding sequence ATGCCTTACGCCGATCTACACGTCCACACGACGCGGTCCGACGGCGAACTCGAGCCCGCAAACGTTCCCGACGCCGCCCGCCGCGCCGGCGTGGACGTCGTCGCGCTCACCGACCACGACCGGGTGCAGCCGTTCGACGACCCCGCGATCGAACGCGACGGCGTGACGATCGTTCACGGGATCGAGCTCCGGGTCGAGACCGAGCGCGGACAGCGCGTCGACCTGCTCGGGTACGGAATCGAACCGACGGCCGACCTCGAGGCGGCGACCGAGCGGATCCAGCGGAACCGCATCGAACGCGGTCGGGCGATCGTCGACCGCGTCGAGGACCGGCTCGGAATCGACCTCGGCGTGACGGTCGACGACGGCTTCGGCCGACCCCACGTCGCGCGAGCGGTCGCCGACCATCCCGACGCCGACTACGACTACGAGGACGCGTTCGACCGCCTCATCGGGAACGACGGTCCGTGTTTCGTCCCGCGAGACATTCCGTCTTTCGAGCGCGGGCGGCAGGTGCTCGCCGAGGCGGGGCGGCTCGTTTCCCTGGCTCACCCCCTGCGATACCGCGATTTCGAGCGTGCGCTCGAGCTGACGGCCGACCTCGACGCCGTCGAGTTACACTACCCGTACGGCCGCGAGGTCGACCGCCGCCCGGTCGAGCGCGCGATCGATCGCTACGACCTGCTCGCGACCGGCGGAAGCGACGCTCACGGGGATCGGCTCGGCGTCGCGGGGCTCTCGCGGGACGCCTACCGACGGCTGGGGTTGACAACCGGCTGA
- a CDS encoding DUF5789 family protein, with amino-acid sequence MLLNGTGEVIDDHEYPATTEELIADYGDRTLELPNGTETVEEVLARLESETFENPEEARFAVYSAVSDKAVGRVGYSDRDPTPPGSPYSPDAVSF; translated from the coding sequence ATGTTGCTCAACGGCACCGGCGAGGTCATCGACGACCACGAGTACCCCGCGACCACCGAGGAACTGATCGCAGATTACGGCGACCGCACCCTCGAACTTCCGAACGGAACCGAGACGGTCGAAGAGGTACTCGCCCGCCTCGAGTCCGAGACCTTCGAGAATCCGGAGGAGGCGCGATTCGCCGTCTACTCCGCGGTGAGCGACAAGGCGGTCGGTCGCGTCGGCTACAGCGACCGCGATCCGACGCCGCCGGGCAGTCCGTACTCACCCGACGCCGTGTCGTTCTAA